One Anguilla rostrata isolate EN2019 chromosome 15, ASM1855537v3, whole genome shotgun sequence genomic window carries:
- the mdh1b gene encoding putative malate dehydrogenase 1B isoform X1 — protein sequence MAKFVLAGKADCPYFAKAEILADFLQRNLPNFSVHKIRKHPKDWQCWLENTCEQNGWRHEASPVVWRELVDRGGRGLLLGGFSDFLEHVQGYYDITSDMSTALMLDIAAENQQAVEQCMREEEDRRSLVQPKHIWISSSLNLTSYHLIPLLCDPGVLGDSPVLWLHLLDVDGIAEALEGLVMEAEDLACSRIHRVSVHTRLDHAFLHAHVVVLLDEPMPDQEEEDERALLRKTAERFQRYGQLLEAGASKDMRVIVAGNSFVNLKVSVLLENAPSLDSSRCVGIATQLENEARAQIARKLQVKSADVRDVIVWGNVSGSFHIDLQRSKVFRCESAIWGPPGFSLPVSEMIYDRKWLESDFLNFVGSQRTTVTGKTQRTAAMSAANGIVAVLKAWDSDSAPGEVHSLCVLSTGELQIQTLPVITLTLIC from the exons ATGGCCAAGTTTGTACTTGCAG GGAAGGCAGATTGCCCATATTTTGCTAAAGCCGAAATTCTTGCAGATTTCCTGCAAAGAAACCTGCCAAACTTTAGCGTCCATAAAATCCGCAAACACCCCAAGGACTGGCAG TGCTGGCTGGAGAATACCTGTGAGCAGAACGGCTGGAGGCATGAGGCCTCCCCCGTCGTGTGGCGGGAGCTGGTCGaccgggggggcaggggcctGCTCCTGGGGGGCTTCAGCGATTTCTTGGAGCATGTGCAG GGCTACTATGACATCACCTCAGACATGAGCACAGCGCTGATGCTGGATATTGCTGCAGAGAACCAGCAGGCAGTGGAGCAGTGCAtgagggaagaggaggaccgGCGCAGCCTCGTCCAGCCAAAGCACATCTGGATCAGCAG TTCCTTGAACCTGACGAGCTACCACTTGATCCCTCTGCTGTGTGACCCGGGAGTTCTGGGCGACAGCCCTGTCCTCTGGCTCCACCTGCTGGACGTGGACGGGATCGCAGAGGCACTGGAAGGGCTTGTCATGGAGGCGGAGGACCTGGCTTGCTCGCGAATCCACCGGGTGAGCGTTCACACCCGCCTCGACCACGCCTTCCTCCACGCCCACGTTGTCGTCCTCCTGGACGAGCCGATGCCCGatcaggaggaggaagacgaacGGGCTCTGCTGAGGAAGACCGCAGAGCGTTTTCAGCGTTACGGGCAGCTCCTGGAGGCGGGAGCGAGCAAGGACATGAGAGTCATCGTGGCGGGAAACTCCTTCGTCAACCTGAAGGTCTCCGTGCTGCTGGAGAACGCACCCTCCCTCGACAGCAGCCGCTGCGTTGGCATAGCAACGCAGCTGGAGAACGAGGCTCGGGCCCAGATTGCACGAAAGCTGCAAGTGAAATCTGCAG ATGTGAGGGATGTGATTGTCTGGGGTAACGTCAGTGGAAGCTTCCATATTGACCTGCAGCGGTCGAAGGTGTTCAGATGTGAAAGTGCCATCTGGGGACCTCCCGGATTCTCCCTGCCCGTCTCAGAGATGATATATGACCG gaaatggctggAGTCTGACTTCCTGAACTTCGTTGGTTCGCAGCGAACAACTGTGACAGGCAAGACACAGAGGACTGCTGCAATGTCCGCAGCCAATGGAATCGTTGCTGTTCTGAAAGCATGGGActctgactccgcccctggGGAGGTGCACTCCCTGTGTGTGCTAAGTACAGGTGaactacaaatacaaacacttcCAGTTATCACACTCACTTTGATATGCTAG
- the mdh1b gene encoding putative malate dehydrogenase 1B isoform X2, translating to MAKFVLAGKADCPYFAKAEILADFLQRNLPNFSVHKIRKHPKDWQCWLENTCEQNGWRHEASPVVWRELVDRGGRGLLLGGFSDFLEHVQGYYDITSDMSTALMLDIAAENQQAVEQCMREEEDRRSLVQPKHIWISSSLNLTSYHLIPLLCDPGVLGDSPVLWLHLLDVDGIAEALEGLVMEAEDLACSRIHRVSVHTRLDHAFLHAHVVVLLDEPMPDQEEEDERALLRKTAERFQRYGQLLEAGASKDMRVIVAGNSFVNLKVSVLLENAPSLDSSRCVGIATQLENEARAQIARKLQVKSADVRDVIVWGNVSGSFHIDLQRSKVFRCESAIWGPPGFSLPVSEMIYDREQL from the exons ATGGCCAAGTTTGTACTTGCAG GGAAGGCAGATTGCCCATATTTTGCTAAAGCCGAAATTCTTGCAGATTTCCTGCAAAGAAACCTGCCAAACTTTAGCGTCCATAAAATCCGCAAACACCCCAAGGACTGGCAG TGCTGGCTGGAGAATACCTGTGAGCAGAACGGCTGGAGGCATGAGGCCTCCCCCGTCGTGTGGCGGGAGCTGGTCGaccgggggggcaggggcctGCTCCTGGGGGGCTTCAGCGATTTCTTGGAGCATGTGCAG GGCTACTATGACATCACCTCAGACATGAGCACAGCGCTGATGCTGGATATTGCTGCAGAGAACCAGCAGGCAGTGGAGCAGTGCAtgagggaagaggaggaccgGCGCAGCCTCGTCCAGCCAAAGCACATCTGGATCAGCAG TTCCTTGAACCTGACGAGCTACCACTTGATCCCTCTGCTGTGTGACCCGGGAGTTCTGGGCGACAGCCCTGTCCTCTGGCTCCACCTGCTGGACGTGGACGGGATCGCAGAGGCACTGGAAGGGCTTGTCATGGAGGCGGAGGACCTGGCTTGCTCGCGAATCCACCGGGTGAGCGTTCACACCCGCCTCGACCACGCCTTCCTCCACGCCCACGTTGTCGTCCTCCTGGACGAGCCGATGCCCGatcaggaggaggaagacgaacGGGCTCTGCTGAGGAAGACCGCAGAGCGTTTTCAGCGTTACGGGCAGCTCCTGGAGGCGGGAGCGAGCAAGGACATGAGAGTCATCGTGGCGGGAAACTCCTTCGTCAACCTGAAGGTCTCCGTGCTGCTGGAGAACGCACCCTCCCTCGACAGCAGCCGCTGCGTTGGCATAGCAACGCAGCTGGAGAACGAGGCTCGGGCCCAGATTGCACGAAAGCTGCAAGTGAAATCTGCAG ATGTGAGGGATGTGATTGTCTGGGGTAACGTCAGTGGAAGCTTCCATATTGACCTGCAGCGGTCGAAGGTGTTCAGATGTGAAAGTGCCATCTGGGGACCTCCCGGATTCTCCCTGCCCGTCTCAGAGATGATATATGACCG CGAACAACTGTGA